The genomic window AAAGTTGAAGTAAATTTACGCCCCTCATCATGGGATGATTATATTGGTCAAGAAAAAATTAAAAAAAATCTAAGAGTTTTTATAGATGCAAGTAGAAAAAGAGGTGAAGCCTTAGATCATATCTTATTTTATGGACCTCCTGGACTTGGGAAAACTACACTTTCATACCTAATCTCAAATGAGATGGACTCAAACATAAAAATAACAGCTGGTCCTATGATTGAAAAATCAGGAGATTTAGCTGCAATTTTAACAAACCTTGAAGAAGGTGATATTTTATTTATCGATGAAATTCATCGTTTAAGTCCTGCAGTTGAAGAGATACTTTATCCAGCGATGGAGGATTATCGATTAGATATTATTATTGGAAGTGGACCAGCCGCTCAAACTGTAAAAATAGACTTACCAAGATTTACACTTATTGGTGCTACTACAAGAGCTGGTATGCTTTCAAATCCTTTAAGAGAAAGATTTGGTATGCACTTTAGAATGCAGTTTTATACTCATCCTGAACTATCTAAAATCATTCAAAAAGCAGGAACAAAACTTGATAAAGAGTGTGAAAAAGATGCAAGTTTGGAAATTGCAAGAAGAAGTAGAGGAACACCTAGAATTGCCCTTAGACTTTTAAGACGTGTAAGGGATTTTGCAGAAGTAGAAAATGAACAAGTAATCAAATTAAAAAGATGTGAATATGCTCTAAATGAATTAGGAGTAAATGAAACAGGCTTTGATGAAATGGATATAAATTTACTAGAACTGCTTGTCACAAATAGAGGAAGACCAATGGGACTTTCTACAATTGCTGCTGCTTTGAGTGAAGATGAAGGAACAATTGAAGATGCTATTGAACCATATTTATTAGCAAATGGATATATTGAAAGAACCGCAAGAGGAAGAGTTGCAAGTGTAAAAACCTATGAACTTTTTAGACTCACAGCTCCTATTACAGAGGCTAAACTATTTTGAAACCACAATATTTTTTAATTTTAATTGGAGCTATAACTCTTTATTTTTTACTTGAACTATTTGATCCATTTTTAAAAGCAATGTCTGTTGCACTACTGCTTGCAGTTGCTACCAATACTTTTAGTACTAATGTATCGATTAAAATTAAAAATAAATTTTTATCTTCAACTTTGATGACAATTATTTTAACCTTTGTATTCTTTATTCCACTTTTATATTGTGTATTCTCATTTGCTACACTAATAAATAATATTGACCAACAAGCTTTATCTAAAATGCTAACAAAATTTGAATCTTGGGTTGCACTGTTACCAAATGATTTTTTAATAATAAAAGAACAACTAATGGAAGCAATAAGTAAAATCAACATTAAAGAATTTATAGAAAGTCTACTTTCTTTTGGAGCATATTTAGGTAAAAACTCTGCAAAGTTTATAATTGATATGATTATGATATTAATATTTTATT from Arcobacter sp. F2176 includes these protein-coding regions:
- the ruvB gene encoding Holliday junction branch migration DNA helicase RuvB, with the translated sequence MDDRLVNVEQISFEDEKVEVNLRPSSWDDYIGQEKIKKNLRVFIDASRKRGEALDHILFYGPPGLGKTTLSYLISNEMDSNIKITAGPMIEKSGDLAAILTNLEEGDILFIDEIHRLSPAVEEILYPAMEDYRLDIIIGSGPAAQTVKIDLPRFTLIGATTRAGMLSNPLRERFGMHFRMQFYTHPELSKIIQKAGTKLDKECEKDASLEIARRSRGTPRIALRLLRRVRDFAEVENEQVIKLKRCEYALNELGVNETGFDEMDINLLELLVTNRGRPMGLSTIAAALSEDEGTIEDAIEPYLLANGYIERTARGRVASVKTYELFRLTAPITEAKLF